In Deinococcus proteolyticus MRP, a single genomic region encodes these proteins:
- a CDS encoding chloride channel protein, which produces MHSPLPQFSRQTMLRRWQSARLVLLSVAGGLLVGLLAAGLRLGLEVLGRAATALTGYAPPGTPGEGGFMLSFGTPQNLGLLLLPALGALYVWLLPRDGTPLNQVVRIGLGKRSDAEQRWALDSEVQSLSAAALASAGGLLVGRDAAFAALGRLGTRLLGLLTPLSSSETRSLVLAGTAAGLGAVLHAPLAAAVLVAEVLYRRFEFEYEVLMSCVLAAVTGYAVYGLFFGFQPLFAPPSMEGLGLSDLPLGLLVTLAATAAAWLTLQLSARVPQPRTAATRVAAGAAFGALSAGLVLLAGPQMLGDGSGWLGLGLSGMLDGAALEAAGGRWLLLTLGAGLAFGAGVLPGTAIGGLLGAALSGMLGGDPALGTLLGAAAFITVTHNIPVAATLLVMAWGGDAALPAALLASGLAHMLSGETGLLPAQVAGRSKRSQEADAAALVLAEVSRRPAQAGTAEGDPYQDRELYCRPVPSSWGGVAVGQLALPPSVEVVGLVRDGEILLPRRSQRLLRGDEVMLLARPDAYAALDALLELPELR; this is translated from the coding sequence ATGCACTCACCCCTTCCCCAGTTCAGCCGACAGACCATGCTGCGCCGCTGGCAGAGTGCGCGGCTGGTGCTGCTGAGCGTGGCCGGTGGCCTGCTGGTCGGGCTGCTGGCCGCCGGGCTGCGGCTGGGGCTGGAGGTCCTGGGGCGCGCTGCGACCGCCCTGACTGGCTACGCCCCGCCCGGCACCCCCGGCGAGGGCGGGTTCATGCTGAGTTTCGGCACCCCGCAGAACCTGGGCCTGCTGCTGCTGCCGGCACTGGGCGCCCTGTACGTGTGGCTGCTGCCCCGCGACGGCACTCCACTGAATCAGGTGGTCCGCATTGGCCTGGGCAAGCGCAGCGACGCCGAGCAGCGCTGGGCCCTGGACAGCGAGGTGCAGTCCCTCAGCGCCGCCGCCCTGGCCTCGGCCGGTGGGCTGTTGGTGGGGCGTGACGCCGCCTTTGCCGCGCTGGGCCGTCTGGGCACCCGCCTGTTGGGGCTGCTGACCCCTCTCAGTTCCAGCGAGACCCGTTCCCTGGTGCTGGCCGGCACCGCAGCAGGCCTGGGAGCCGTGCTGCACGCGCCACTGGCCGCCGCTGTGCTGGTGGCCGAGGTGCTGTACCGCCGCTTCGAATTCGAGTACGAGGTGCTGATGTCCTGCGTGCTGGCGGCCGTGACCGGTTACGCCGTGTACGGACTGTTTTTCGGCTTTCAGCCGCTGTTCGCCCCGCCCAGCATGGAAGGACTGGGCCTGAGCGACCTCCCGCTGGGCCTGTTGGTCACGCTGGCCGCGACAGCAGCGGCCTGGCTGACCCTGCAACTGAGCGCCCGCGTACCCCAGCCCCGCACGGCTGCCACGCGGGTAGCGGCCGGCGCGGCGTTCGGTGCGCTGAGTGCCGGCCTGGTCCTGCTGGCCGGGCCGCAGATGCTGGGCGACGGCAGCGGCTGGCTGGGCCTGGGCCTGAGCGGCATGCTGGACGGCGCGGCTCTGGAAGCGGCCGGCGGGCGCTGGCTGCTGCTGACCCTGGGCGCAGGGCTGGCCTTCGGCGCCGGGGTGCTGCCGGGTACGGCCATCGGCGGGCTGCTGGGTGCGGCCTTAAGCGGCATGCTGGGCGGCGACCCGGCCCTGGGAACACTGCTTGGCGCCGCGGCCTTTATCACCGTGACCCACAACATTCCAGTGGCCGCCACCTTGCTGGTCATGGCCTGGGGCGGTGACGCAGCGCTGCCGGCCGCCCTGCTGGCCAGCGGGCTGGCCCACATGCTCAGCGGTGAGACCGGGCTGCTGCCCGCACAGGTGGCTGGCCGCTCCAAACGCTCGCAAGAGGCCGACGCCGCCGCACTGGTGCTGGCCGAGGTGAGCCGCAGGCCCGCGCAGGCCGGAACTGCCGAGGGGGACCCGTATCAGGACCGCGAGCTGTACTGCCGCCCGGTGCCGAGCAGCTGGGGCGGCGTAGCGGTAGGGCAACTGGCCCTACCGCCCAGCGTGGAGGTGGTGGGCCTGGTCCGTGACGGCGAGATTCTGCTGCCCCGGCGCAGCCAGAGGTTGCTCCGCGGCGACGAGGTGATGCTGCTGGCCCGCCCCGACGCCTATGCGGCGCTGGACGCCCTGCTGGAACTGCCGGAACTGCGCTGA